The following proteins are co-located in the Doryrhamphus excisus isolate RoL2022-K1 chromosome 3, RoL_Dexc_1.0, whole genome shotgun sequence genome:
- the klhl18 gene encoding kelch-like protein 18 isoform X1, which produces MGDVICEELEDLLHFSVHDLPARGYVVMEEIRRQGKLCDVTLKAGDHKFSAHRIVLAASIPYFHAMFTNDMVECKQDEILMQGMDPSALEALINFAYSGHVAIDQQNVQSLLIGSSFLQLQNVKDACCSFLQERLHPRNCLGVRQFAETMMCTTLYDSANNFLHQHFVDVSLSEEFLTLKTEELLELVGCDELNVKTEEQVFEAVLVWVHHDRDKRESLLPELLSRIRLPLCRPQFLTERVQQEEIVRCCHKCRDLVDEAKDFHLMLERQPHLPAFKTRQRCCTSITGLIYAVGGLNSSGDSLNVVEVFDPIGNLWERCQPMRTARSRVGVAVVNGLLYAIGGYDGQSRLSTVEVYNPETDSWTRVSSMNSQRSAMGTVVIDGHIYVCGGYDGKSSLNSVERYSPETDRWAVVTEMSASRSAAGVTVFDGRIFVSGGHDGLQIFNTVEYYNHHTNRWHTSSAMSNKRCRHGAAALGSHMYVVGGYDGSGFLSGAEVFSSTSGQWTHLVAMNTRRSRVSLMATSGRLYAVGGYDGQSNLCSVEMFNPDTGRWTFMAPMACHEGGVGVGCIPLQPA; this is translated from the exons ATGGGAGACGTTATTTGCGAAGAGCTCGAAGATTTACTTCATTTCTCAGTGCACGACCTGCCGGCGAGAGGCTATGTCGTCATGGAGGAAATACGACGTCAGGGGAAACTGTGTGACGTCACGCTCAAG GCAGGTGATCACAAATTCAGTGCTCACCGCATAGTTTTGGCAGCCTCAATCCCTTACTTCCATGCTATGTTCACGAACGACATGGTGGAGTGTAAACAGGATGAGATCCTGATGCAAGGAATGGACCCCAG TGCTCTGGAGGCTCTGATCAACTTTGCATACAGCGGCCATGTTGCCATTGATCAGCAGAATGTTCAGTCTCTTCTGATTGGCTCAAGCTTCCTGCAGCTGCAGAATGTGAAAGACGCGTGCTGCTCTTTCCTGCAGGAGAG GTTGCATCCAAGGAACTGTTTGGGAGTGCGTCAGTTTGCAGAGACCATGATGTGCACCACACTGTACGACTCTGCCAACAACTTCCTGCACCAACACTTTGTGGACGTGTCCTTGTCTGAAGAGTTTCTTACCCTGAAGACTGAGGAGTTGCTGGAGCTCGTTGGATGTGATGAACTTAATGTGAAGACAGAGGAGCAG GTGTTTGAGGCGGTTCTGGTCTGGGTCCATCATGACCGGGACAAACGTGAGTCTCTCCTGCCAGAGCTGCTTTCAAGGATCAGACTGCCACTTTGTCGTCCTCAGTTCCTCACGGAACGAGTCCAGCAGGAGGAAATTGTGCGCTGCTGCCATAAATGCAG AGACCTAGTGGATGAAGCCAAAGATTTCCACCTGATGTTGGAACGTCAGCCTCACCTTCCGGCCTTCAAGACCCGGCAGAGGTGCTGCACGTCCATCACGGGTCTCATTTACGCCGTGGGAGGACTCAACAGCTCAG GCGATTCCTTAAATGTGGTCGAGGTGTTTGATCCAATTGGGAATTTGTGGGAACGTTGCCAACCAATGAGGACGGCCCGCAGCAGAGTGGGCGTCGCTGTTGTTAATGGACTTTTGTACGCCATTGGGGGATATGATGGACAGTCTCGCCTCAGCACTGTTGAAGTTTACAACCCGGAGACGGACAGCTGGACCAGAGTGTCCAGCATGAACAGCCAACGCAG CGCCATGGGAACAGTGGTGATTGATGGACACATCTACGTGTGTGGTGGATATGATGGGAAATCTTCTCTCAACTCTGTTGAACGTTACTCCCCTGAGACGGACAG GTGGGCTGTTGTGACAGAGATGAGCGCAAGTCGAAGCGCGGCCGGTGTGACAGTGTTTGATGGACGCATCTTTGTCTCTGGCGGCCATGATGGTTTACAGATCTTCAACACG gTGGAGTATTACAACCACCACACAAATCGCTGGCACACGTCGTCAGCCATGTCGAACAAGAGGTGTCGTCACGGCGCTGCGGCGCTGGGCAGTCACATGTACGTGGTGGGCGGTTACGATGGCTCAGGTTTCCTCAGTGGCGCCGAGGTGTTCAGCTCAACCTCGGGCCAGTGGACCCACCTGGTGGCAATGAACACACGACGCAGCAGGGTGTCTCTGATGGCGACGTCGGGCCGCCTCTACGCTGTGGGCGGGTACGACGGACAGTCCAATCTGTGCTCTGTGGAGATGTTTAATCCCGATACCGGACGTTGGACCTTCATGGCGCCCATGGCGTGCCACGAGGGAGGGGTGGGCGTTGGTTGCATCCCCTTGCAACCCGCCTAA
- the klhl18 gene encoding kelch-like protein 18 isoform X2, whose product MSSWRKYDVRGNCVTSRSSALEALINFAYSGHVAIDQQNVQSLLIGSSFLQLQNVKDACCSFLQERLHPRNCLGVRQFAETMMCTTLYDSANNFLHQHFVDVSLSEEFLTLKTEELLELVGCDELNVKTEEQVFEAVLVWVHHDRDKRESLLPELLSRIRLPLCRPQFLTERVQQEEIVRCCHKCRDLVDEAKDFHLMLERQPHLPAFKTRQRCCTSITGLIYAVGGLNSSGDSLNVVEVFDPIGNLWERCQPMRTARSRVGVAVVNGLLYAIGGYDGQSRLSTVEVYNPETDSWTRVSSMNSQRSAMGTVVIDGHIYVCGGYDGKSSLNSVERYSPETDRWAVVTEMSASRSAAGVTVFDGRIFVSGGHDGLQIFNTVEYYNHHTNRWHTSSAMSNKRCRHGAAALGSHMYVVGGYDGSGFLSGAEVFSSTSGQWTHLVAMNTRRSRVSLMATSGRLYAVGGYDGQSNLCSVEMFNPDTGRWTFMAPMACHEGGVGVGCIPLQPA is encoded by the exons ATGTCGTCATGGAGGAAATACGACGTCAGGGGAAACTGTGTGACGTCACGCTCAAG TGCTCTGGAGGCTCTGATCAACTTTGCATACAGCGGCCATGTTGCCATTGATCAGCAGAATGTTCAGTCTCTTCTGATTGGCTCAAGCTTCCTGCAGCTGCAGAATGTGAAAGACGCGTGCTGCTCTTTCCTGCAGGAGAG GTTGCATCCAAGGAACTGTTTGGGAGTGCGTCAGTTTGCAGAGACCATGATGTGCACCACACTGTACGACTCTGCCAACAACTTCCTGCACCAACACTTTGTGGACGTGTCCTTGTCTGAAGAGTTTCTTACCCTGAAGACTGAGGAGTTGCTGGAGCTCGTTGGATGTGATGAACTTAATGTGAAGACAGAGGAGCAG GTGTTTGAGGCGGTTCTGGTCTGGGTCCATCATGACCGGGACAAACGTGAGTCTCTCCTGCCAGAGCTGCTTTCAAGGATCAGACTGCCACTTTGTCGTCCTCAGTTCCTCACGGAACGAGTCCAGCAGGAGGAAATTGTGCGCTGCTGCCATAAATGCAG AGACCTAGTGGATGAAGCCAAAGATTTCCACCTGATGTTGGAACGTCAGCCTCACCTTCCGGCCTTCAAGACCCGGCAGAGGTGCTGCACGTCCATCACGGGTCTCATTTACGCCGTGGGAGGACTCAACAGCTCAG GCGATTCCTTAAATGTGGTCGAGGTGTTTGATCCAATTGGGAATTTGTGGGAACGTTGCCAACCAATGAGGACGGCCCGCAGCAGAGTGGGCGTCGCTGTTGTTAATGGACTTTTGTACGCCATTGGGGGATATGATGGACAGTCTCGCCTCAGCACTGTTGAAGTTTACAACCCGGAGACGGACAGCTGGACCAGAGTGTCCAGCATGAACAGCCAACGCAG CGCCATGGGAACAGTGGTGATTGATGGACACATCTACGTGTGTGGTGGATATGATGGGAAATCTTCTCTCAACTCTGTTGAACGTTACTCCCCTGAGACGGACAG GTGGGCTGTTGTGACAGAGATGAGCGCAAGTCGAAGCGCGGCCGGTGTGACAGTGTTTGATGGACGCATCTTTGTCTCTGGCGGCCATGATGGTTTACAGATCTTCAACACG gTGGAGTATTACAACCACCACACAAATCGCTGGCACACGTCGTCAGCCATGTCGAACAAGAGGTGTCGTCACGGCGCTGCGGCGCTGGGCAGTCACATGTACGTGGTGGGCGGTTACGATGGCTCAGGTTTCCTCAGTGGCGCCGAGGTGTTCAGCTCAACCTCGGGCCAGTGGACCCACCTGGTGGCAATGAACACACGACGCAGCAGGGTGTCTCTGATGGCGACGTCGGGCCGCCTCTACGCTGTGGGCGGGTACGACGGACAGTCCAATCTGTGCTCTGTGGAGATGTTTAATCCCGATACCGGACGTTGGACCTTCATGGCGCCCATGGCGTGCCACGAGGGAGGGGTGGGCGTTGGTTGCATCCCCTTGCAACCCGCCTAA
- the bfsp2 gene encoding phakinin — MPLPRRRSSILGQTSSERPSGACSRVAPGGTTSRGVFVGSAPPMGGASSLGTRVSRRALGISSVFLQGMRSTAVPIVPRAGERSGQGAVGVGGPGPGPGLNTCLMEYRDKVRALEQLNQQLEEQIRLSLDRKASSAGAWGPLRQDWEDIYRQVSEAILDNARLMLQTENVQANAEDFKERYDNEQPFRKAVEEEIGSLYKVIEDANLTRAELEQQMDDMRAELGHLERNHEQDVRLLYSQMCGREVDQPDAPIETSLDQILDYIRNHWEKATERNRAETDSYLECKDAKCVSQLSPEEEKLEALKVECSDAGCKIQSLQAETESIRALKRGLENSLGDAHHWHDMELQNLGSVVSKLEAELADVRGDMEQQRKDYDALLSNKQRLEHEIRLYHGILDGEERRFQPTDPPSDLLKDPHQSSRSSAGSHTSVPASGPPIGASSQPGAS, encoded by the exons ATGCCTCTGCCGCGCCGTCGCTCCTCCATTTTAGGACAAACATCGTCCGAGCGTCCGAGCGGCGCCTGCAGCAGGGTCGCTCCGGGCGGCACCACATCCCGGGGCGTCTTTGTAGGCTCCGCGCCCCCCATGGGTGGAGCGTCCAGCCTGGGGACGCGGGTGTCCCGCAGGGCTCTGGGAATCAGCAGCGTCTTCCTGCAGGGGATGAGGAGCACCGCAGTGCCAATCGTTCCCCGGGCAGGAGAGCGGAGCGGACAGGGTGCCGTGGGAGTAGGGGGGCCAGGGCCGGGGCCGGGCCTGAATACCTGCCTGATGGAGTACCGTGACAAAGTGCGAGCACTGGAGCAGCTCAACCAACAGCTGGAGGAGCAGATCAGACTAAGCCTGGACCGCAAGGCGTCCAGCGCTGGTGCTTGGGGTCCACTCAGGCAGGACTGGGAGGACATCTACAGACAG gtaagTGAGGCCATCTTGGACAATGCTCGGCTGATGCTGCAGACTGAGAACGTCCAGGCCAACGCCGAGGACTTCAAAGAAAG GTATGACAATGAGCAGCCCTTCAGGAAGGCAGTGGAGGAGGAGATCGGCTCACTCTACAAGGTCATTGAAGATGCCAACCTAACGAGGGCGGAGCTTGAGCAGCAGATGGACGACATGCGAGCAGAACTTGGGCACTTGGAGAGAAATCATGAGCAG GACGTTCGTCTTCTCTACAGTCAGATGTGTGGACGTGAAGTGGATCAACCCGATGCCCCCATTGAAACTAGTCTGGATCAGATCCTGGACTATATTCGCAACCACTGGGAGAAGGCGACAGAGAGGAACCGAGCTGAGACCGACAGCTACCTGGAATGCAAG gATGCCAAGTGTGTGAGCCAGCTGAGTCCAGAAGAGGAGAAGCTGGAAGCACTGAAGGTTGAATGCTCTGATGCTGGCTGCAAGATCCAAAGTCTACAGGCAGAGACGGAATCCATTCGAGCTCTG AAGCGTGGCCTGGAGAACTCACTGGGCGATGCCCACCACTGGCATGACATGGAGCTTCAGAACCTGGGTTCTGTGGTGTCCAAACTGGAGGCGGAGCTTGCAGATGTGCGCGGCGACATGGAGCAGCAGCGCAAAGACTACGACGCCCTGCTGAGTAACAAGCAGCGTTTGGAGCATGAGATCCGACTCTATCATGGAATTCTGGATGGAGAGGAGCGCCGCTTCCAGCCCACTGATCCGCC CTCTGATCTGTTGAAGGACCCTCACCAATCTTCCAGGAGTTCCGCAGGTTCTCACACCAGCGTCCCTGCTTCAGGACCTCCAATTGGGGCCAGCAGTCAACCTGGTGCCAGCTGA
- the ccr9a gene encoding C-C chemokine receptor type 9a, producing MTSMDDIMTDLVTEDPFYGGPTATDDYDYPDLLCDLESVRHFRRVCEPALFWMIALVGGAGNLVVVWIYLNFRRRLKTMTDVFLLNLAMADLLFLVTLPLWAAEASHGWSFGSTLCRITSGLYKVNLFSSTLLLTCISVDRYIVIVQTAKAHNSQAERRRCGRLVCAGVWFAALLLSTPELVFAKTAPSDGRPEEFCRMVFPPHMGQRTKTAVLSVQVVMGFCLPFLVMATCYSAIVATLLKTRNFQKHKAMRVILVVVAVFLLSQLPHNAVLVTEAVQAGNMTMTDCRELKRFLKVGQVLKAVAYLHACLNPFLYAFVGVRFRRDLLRLLRCFRRTPPSEQSSRSGKSHLGSVRASDSDTSQALSL from the exons ATGACCTCCATGGATGACATCATGACAGACTTGGTGACTGAG GATCCATTCTATGGTGGGCCCACAGCCACCGACGACTATGACTACCCTGACCTTCTGTGCGACCTGGAGTCCGTGCGCCATTTTCGGCGCGTGTGCGAGCCAGCACTCTTCTGGATGATCGCGCTGGTGGGTGGAGCCGGGAACCTGGTGGTGGTGTGGATCTATCTGAACTTTCGGCGGCGCCTGAAAACCATGACAGATGTCTTCCTGCTCAACCTGGCGATGGCCGACCTTTTGTTCCTGGTCACGCTGCCACTGTGGGCGGCCGAGGCGTCTCACGGCTGGAGCTTTGGGTCCACCCTTTGCAGGATCACCTCGGGCCTGTACAAGGTCAACCTGTTCAGTAGCACACTCCTCCTGACGTGTATCAGCGTGGACCGCTACATTGTCATCGTGCAGACCGCCAAAGCACACAACTCGCAAGCGGAGCGGCGCCGCTGCGGCCGGCTGGTGTGTGCAGGGGTGTGGTTCGCCGCCCTGCTGCTTTCCACACCCGAGCTGGTGTTTGCCAAGACTGCGCCGTCAGACGGCAGACCCGAGGAGTTCTGCAGGATGGTGTTCCCACCGCACATGGGGCAGCGCACCAAAACGGCGGTGCTGTCGGTGCAGGTGGTAATGGGCTTCTGCTTGCCCTTCCTGGTCATGGCGACGTGCTACAGCGCCATTGTGGCCACGCTACTCAAGACACGCAATTTCCAAAAGCACAAAGCCATGCGCGTCAtcctggtggtggtggcggtctTCTTGCTGTCGCAGCTGCCTCACAACGCCGTTTTGGTGACGGAGGCGGTACAGGCGGGCAACATGACCATGACAGATTGCAGGGAGCTCAAACGCTTCCTGAAGGTTGGCCAGGTGTTGAAAGCCGTAGCCTACCTGCACGCCTGCCTCAACCCTTTCCTCTACGCCTTTGTTGGCGTGCGCTTCCGCCGTGACCTCCTGAGGCTGCTGAGATGTTTCCGCCGGACGCCGCCATCAGAGCAGTCGAGCCGCTCCGGCAAAAGTCATCTGGGTTCAGTGAGAGCATCTGACAGCGACACGTCACAGGCCCTGTCGCTATAG